One segment of Triticum aestivum cultivar Chinese Spring chromosome 2A, IWGSC CS RefSeq v2.1, whole genome shotgun sequence DNA contains the following:
- the LOC123190971 gene encoding ATP synthase subunit alpha, mitochondrial-like, giving the protein MEFSPRAAELTTLLESRMTNFYTNFQVDEIGRVVLVGDGIARVYGLNEIQAGEMVEFASSVKGIALNLENENVGIVVFGSDTAIKEGDLVKRTGSIVDVPAGKAMLGRVVDALGVPIDGKGALSDHERGRVEVKAPGIIERKFVHEPMQTGLKAVDSLVPIGRGQRELIIGDRQTGKTAIAIDTILNQKQMNSRGTNESETLYCVYVAIGQKRSTVAQLVQILSEANALEYSILVAATASDPAPLQFLAPYSGCAMGEYFRDNGMHALIIYDDLSKQAVAYRQMSLLLRRPPGREAFPGDVFYLHSRLLERAAKRSDQTGAGSSTALPVIETQAGDVSAYIPTNVISITDGQICLETELFYRRIRPTINVGLSVSRVGSAAQLKAMKQVCGSSKLELAQYREVAAFAQFGSDLDAATQALLNRGARLTEVPKQPQYEPLPIEKQIVVIYAAVNGFCDRMPLDRISQYEKAILSTINPELQKSFLEKGGLTNERKMEPDASLKESTLPYL; this is encoded by the coding sequence ATGGAATTCTCACCCAGAGCTGCGGAACTCACGACTCTATTAGAAAGTAGAATGACCAACTTTTACACGAATTTTCAAGTGGATGAGATCGGTCGAGTGGTCTTAGTTGGAGATGGGATTGCACGTGTTTATGGATTGAACGAGATTCAAGCAGGAGAAATGGTGGAATTTGCCAGCAGTGTGAAAGGAATCGCCTTAAATCTTGAGAATGAGAATGTAGGTATTGTTGTCTTTGGTAGTGATACCGCTATTAAAGAAGGAGATCTTGTCAAGCGCACTGGATCTATTGTGGATGTTCCTGCGGGAAAGGCCATGTTAGGCCGTGTGGTCGACGCCTTGGGAGTACCTATTGATGGAAAAGGGGCTCTAAGCGATCACGAACGAGGACGTGTCGAAGTGAAAGCCCCAGGGATTATTGAACGTAAATTTGTGCACGAACCCATGCAAACAGGCTTAAAAGCAGTGGATAGCCTGGTTCCTATAGGCCGTGGTCAACGAGAACTTATAATCGGGGACAGACAAACTGGAAAAACTGCAATAGCTATCGATACTATATTAAACCAAAAGCAAATGAACTCAAGGGGCACAAATGAGAGTGAGACATTGTATTGTGTCTATGTTGCGATTGGACAAAAACGCTCGACTGTGGCACAATTAGTTCAAATTCTTTCAGAAGCGAATGCTTTGGAATATTCCATTCTTGTAGCAGCCACCGCTTCGGATCCTGCTCCTCTGCAATTTCTGGCCCCATATTCAGGGTGTGCCATGGGGGAATATTTCCGCGATAATGGAATGCACGCATTAATTATATATGATGATCTAAGTAAACAGGCGGTGGCATATCGACAAATGTCATTATTGTTACGCCGACCACCAGGCCGTGAGGCTTTCCCAGGGGATGTTTTCTATTTACATTCCCGTCTCTTAGAAAGAGCCGCTAAACGATCGGACCAGACAGGTGCAGGTAGCTCGACTGCGTTACCCGTGATTGAAACACAAGCTGGAGACGTATCGGCCTATATCCCTACCAATGTGATCTCCATTACAGATGGACAAATCTGTTTGGAAACAGAGCTCTTTTATCGCAGAATTAGACCAACTATTAACGTTGGCTTATCCGTCAGTCGCGTCGGGTCTGCCGCTCAGTTGAAAGCTATGAAACAAGTCTGCGGTAGTTCAAAACTGGAATTGGCACAATATCGCGAAGTGGCCGCCTTCGCTCAATTTGGGTCAGACCTTGATGCTGCGACTCAGGCATTACTCAATAGAGGTGCAAGGCTTACAGAAGTGCCCAAACAACCACaatatgaaccacttccaattgaaaAACAAATTGTTGTGATTTATGCTGCTGTCAACGGCTTCTGTGATCGAATGCCACTAGACAGAATTTCTCAATATGAAAAAGCCATTCTAAGTACTATTAATCCTGAATTACAAAAATCCTTCTTAGAAAAAGGTGGCTTAACTAACGAAAGAAAGATGGAACCAGATGCTTCTTTAAAAGAAAGCACTTTGCCTTACCTGTGA
- the LOC123038230 gene encoding NADH-ubiquinone oxidoreductase chain 6-like: MRLLAPAFKFHFKGGRRTMILSVLSSPALVSGLMVVRAKNPVHSVLFPILVFCDTSGLLILLGLDFSAMISPVVHIGAIAVSFLFVVMMFNIQIAEIHEEVLRYLPVSGIIGLIFWWEMFFILDNETIPLLPTHRNTTSLRYTVYAGKVRSWTNLETLGNLLYTYYSVWFLVSSLILLVAMIGAIVLTMHRTIKVKRQDVFRRNALDSRRNIMNRTISPFGHSHRRSFSSKAEGGESQDSYNPAYIDFLRQHLGFFPGLVQNLDKLLSVLKTEEILFLAFRFPWDTNISV; this comes from the coding sequence AtgcgtcttcttgctccagcattCAAGTTCCATTTCAAGGGAGGACGACGTACCATGATACTTTCTGTTTTGTCGAGCCCTGCTTTGGTCTCTGGTTTGATGGTTGTACGTGCTAAAAATCCGGTACATTCCGTTTTGTTTCCCATCCTAGTCTTTTGCGACACTTCTGGTTTACTTATTTTGTTAGGTCTCGACTTCTCCGCTATGATCTCCCCAGTAGTTCATATAGGAGCTATTGCCGTTTCATTCCTATTCGTGGTTATGATGTTCAATATTCAAATAGCGGAGATTCACGAAGAAGTATTGCGCTATTTACCAGTGAGTGGTATTATTGGACTGATCTTTTGGTGGGAAATGTTCTTCATTTTAGATAATGAAACCATTCCATTACTACCAACCCACAGAAATACGACCTCTCTGAGATATACGGTTTATGCCGGAAAGGTACGAAGTTGGACTAATTTGGAAACATTGGGCAATTTGCTTTATACCTACTATTCCGTCTGGTTTTTGGTTTCTAGTCTGATTTTATTAGTAGCTATGATTGGGGCTATAGTACTTACTATGCATAGGACTATAAAGGTGAAAAGACAGGATGTATTCCGACGAAATGCCTTGGATTCTAGGAGGAATATAATGAACAGGACTATTTCTCCTTTTGGCCATAGCCATAGAAGAAGCTTCTCCTCCAAAGCGGAGGGAGGGGAATCTCAGGATTCCTATAACCCTGCTTATATAGATTTTTTAAGACAACATTTAGGGTTTTTCCCGGGTTTGGTACAAAATCTGGATAAACTCCTTTCGGTTCTTAAAACGGAGGAAATTCTCTTTCTGGCTTTCCGCTTCCCGTGGGATACGAACAT